Proteins from a single region of Thermodesulfobacteriota bacterium:
- a CDS encoding DUF3108 domain-containing protein, producing MAGQKFLYVLLAAILSVFVVDFVAHTAIEPHVTSPDLTLLKTAFPKNERIVYDLTWFGIKAGDITLTVNNIGGDKRRIVAVAKSSPLFSLFYPVEDRFVTEVSGPQMLPRWIVIRQREGNYRSLKRAIFDQAGLKVLYEKDDEAQVSYDLPRPAHNEISSFYIMRALPMSIGQSVFVETFASRKSYTVQVQVLQKERFQTKLGEVDTIKVKPELLFEGVYQRKGDVYVWLTNDKRRIPVKVKGAIRIGSLVATLADWQILE from the coding sequence ATGGCCGGCCAAAAATTTTTATATGTCCTTCTCGCAGCGATTCTATCTGTATTTGTTGTTGATTTCGTAGCCCATACAGCAATTGAACCTCATGTTACTTCTCCTGATCTGACATTGCTCAAGACAGCCTTCCCCAAAAACGAAAGAATCGTCTATGACCTTACATGGTTTGGGATAAAGGCCGGGGACATAACCCTTACAGTCAATAACATTGGTGGCGATAAACGGCGTATAGTTGCTGTGGCTAAATCATCCCCGCTTTTTTCATTATTTTATCCGGTGGAGGACAGATTTGTGACCGAGGTTTCCGGCCCGCAGATGCTTCCACGCTGGATAGTAATACGGCAGAGAGAAGGTAATTATAGAAGCCTTAAACGTGCGATTTTTGATCAGGCCGGTCTGAAGGTTCTATATGAAAAGGATGACGAGGCCCAGGTGAGTTATGATCTCCCCAGGCCCGCGCATAACGAGATATCGTCTTTTTATATAATGAGGGCGCTGCCGATGTCTATTGGACAGTCGGTTTTTGTAGAGACTTTTGCCTCTAGAAAGAGCTATACAGTCCAGGTGCAGGTACTCCAAAAGGAACGCTTCCAGACAAAGCTGGGAGAGGTAGACACTATCAAAGTAAAGCCAGAGCTGCTCTTCGAAGGGGTGTATCAAAGGAAGGGGGATGTCTATGTTTGGCTTACCAACGATAAACGCCGCATCCCGGTCAAGGTAAAAGGGGCCATCCGTATAGGATCATTGGTGGCCACATTGGCAGATTGGCAAATACTGGAATAA
- a CDS encoding type II toxin-antitoxin system RelE/ParE family toxin, which produces MLFIETPVFIRELQNVLPDESYRQLQQALAIRPGAGSIIPGAGGLRKLRWHIPGAGKRGSLRVIYYWDPPADTIYMLLTYKKSKQENLTPDQLKVLSKLVKEYLQ; this is translated from the coding sequence ATGCTCTTCATTGAGACACCGGTTTTCATAAGAGAACTTCAGAATGTATTGCCCGACGAGTCGTACCGGCAACTGCAACAGGCGTTGGCAATTCGCCCAGGGGCCGGAAGTATTATTCCAGGCGCTGGCGGACTGCGTAAGCTCCGATGGCACATTCCCGGTGCAGGCAAACGAGGCAGCCTGCGGGTGATTTACTATTGGGATCCGCCAGCAGATACCATTTATATGCTTCTGACATACAAGAAGAGCAAGCAGGAAAATCTCACGCCGGATCAGCTAAAGGTTTTGAGCAAGCTGGTCAAGGAGTACCTACAATGA
- the pstB gene encoding phosphate ABC transporter ATP-binding protein PstB, producing MAEEAKIWTEGLNFFYGPVQALHDISIRIPPHKVTAFIGPSGCGKSTFLRCLNRMNETIVGTRIEGKVFIDGHDIYDRSVDVVDIRRRVGMVFQKSNPFPKSIFDNVAYGLRIGGLKNRNKLAEIVEKALIDAAIWDEVKDRLQESAMGLSGGQQQRLCIARALAVEPEVLLMDEPASALDPIATQRIEELIHQLKEKYTIIIVTHNMQQAARVSDITAFFYLGRIIEVDGTETIFTRPKLKQTEDYITGRFG from the coding sequence ATGGCGGAAGAAGCCAAGATATGGACGGAAGGACTTAATTTTTTTTACGGCCCGGTCCAGGCTCTTCATGATATAAGTATCCGGATACCGCCCCATAAGGTCACGGCCTTTATCGGGCCTTCGGGGTGCGGAAAGAGCACCTTTTTGCGTTGCCTGAACCGAATGAATGAGACTATTGTCGGCACGCGCATAGAAGGCAAGGTCTTTATCGATGGACACGATATATATGATCGTTCTGTGGATGTCGTGGATATCCGGCGGCGGGTCGGCATGGTCTTTCAAAAGTCCAATCCATTCCCAAAGTCTATTTTTGACAACGTGGCCTATGGCCTGCGTATTGGCGGCTTAAAGAATAGGAATAAACTGGCCGAGATTGTGGAAAAGGCCCTTATCGACGCTGCTATTTGGGATGAGGTCAAAGACCGGCTTCAGGAATCCGCCATGGGTCTTTCCGGCGGGCAGCAGCAGCGCCTTTGCATCGCCCGGGCCCTGGCGGTTGAACCGGAAGTCCTGCTTATGGATGAGCCGGCATCGGCCCTGGATCCGATTGCCACCCAGCGTATTGAAGAATTAATTCACCAACTCAAAGAAAAATATACTATAATTATTGTCACCCATAATATGCAACAGGCGGCGCGGGTATCGGACATTACTGCGTTTTTTTACCTGGGGCGGATCATTGAGGTTGATGGTACGGAGACGATATTTACCAGACCCAAACTCAAACAGACCGAAGATTATATCACCGGCCGATTTGGCTGA
- the phoU gene encoding phosphate signaling complex protein PhoU produces MPTTFHQELANLKIKLLEMSSLVEELLKDTILAFNKRNIYAAHCIIDKDEVIDRLENEIDHQCLKLLALQQPMAIDLRFITTAMRINIDLERMGDQAVNIAERVVLMAEEPFMIKPLGLNRMAGQCQDMLREAIDAFVNQDTRIAASVCARDDAIDNLYLKVVCDILEHMINDPSTISQGVHLLIVALNLERIADLATNIAEDVIFMVEGRVIRHISEQGKEGVKKAES; encoded by the coding sequence ATGCCCACCACCTTCCACCAAGAACTGGCAAATTTAAAGATCAAGCTCCTGGAGATGTCTTCTCTGGTTGAGGAATTATTGAAAGACACCATCCTTGCATTTAACAAACGCAATATATACGCGGCCCATTGTATAATAGACAAAGATGAGGTGATTGATAGGCTGGAAAACGAGATAGACCATCAGTGTCTGAAGCTCCTGGCCCTCCAGCAGCCTATGGCCATAGACCTGCGATTTATAACCACGGCCATGCGCATTAATATTGATCTGGAGCGTATGGGCGACCAGGCCGTTAATATCGCCGAACGTGTTGTCCTTATGGCCGAAGAGCCTTTTATGATTAAACCTCTGGGGTTGAACAGGATGGCCGGCCAGTGCCAGGATATGTTGCGGGAGGCCATAGACGCCTTTGTTAATCAAGATACCCGTATCGCTGCGTCTGTCTGCGCGCGGGATGACGCTATAGACAACCTTTACTTAAAGGTAGTCTGTGACATACTGGAACACATGATAAATGACCCATCGACTATTAGTCAAGGGGTTCACCTCCTCATCGTCGCCCTTAATCTGGAGCGCATAGCCGACCTGGCTACCAATATTGCCGAGGATGTCATTTTTATGGTCGAAGGCCGGGTTATAAGACATATCAGCGAGCAAGGGAAGGAGGGAGTGAAAAAGGCTGAAAGCTGA
- a CDS encoding ATP-binding protein has product MKQFKWRLFLTYLAVILLIFAAAQLYASFVFKETLIAGVSSDLESKTYLIKTVLEKYSRPGLHAYGIDSMVKDMGRTIQPRITIIGLDGVVIGDSEVPQKDIRALENHAHRPEFVEVLKTGFATSIRFSTTLKKKLIYSAALSRKDGLPAYVVRLALPLDDVEKKVAATKRYFSVAAAVGLILAFFLNLVIAHGLSRPLGEMTFAARKMAEGDFEYRIRRIPQGELGVLAEALNSLSSQLKTKIAEIMTEKGKNEAILRGISSGIMAVGKEGRIILLNQALRDSFAVDRDVSGRPPVEVIRSIPLQEAFTIVLKERAPQRLEIPVAYPRDRVFDVRIVPLFAADTIQGAIAVFHDMTDIRQLDQIRKDFVTNVSHELKNPLTAIKGYAETLLEGGIDDQEKAQSFIRIISEHANRMDNLIQDILALARLEALGTGISDEQVSVKEVVEGSLRALGPQAEMKRIKFAREFPPEDIIVRGDHEKLSQAVLNIVDNAIKYSPPDTKVTITLSECEGEVRIDVRDEGPGIPKEDQERIFERFYRVDKGRSRAVGGTGLGLSIVKHAILAHKGRVWVESEPGEGSAFHIVLPKYST; this is encoded by the coding sequence GTGAAACAGTTTAAATGGAGACTATTCCTTACCTATCTGGCAGTAATCCTGTTGATATTTGCTGCTGCCCAGCTCTATGCGAGTTTTGTATTCAAGGAGACGCTCATTGCCGGCGTTTCCTCCGATCTGGAGTCTAAGACCTATTTGATAAAGACCGTCCTCGAAAAGTACTCCCGGCCGGGTCTGCACGCTTACGGGATTGACTCCATGGTTAAAGACATGGGGCGGACTATTCAGCCCAGAATAACGATTATCGGCCTGGACGGGGTAGTGATCGGGGATTCAGAGGTGCCGCAGAAAGATATCCGGGCTCTGGAAAATCACGCCCATCGGCCCGAATTTGTGGAGGTCCTGAAGACGGGTTTTGCCACCAGCATACGTTTTAGCACCACACTAAAGAAGAAGTTGATATACTCTGCCGCCCTTTCCAGAAAAGACGGCCTTCCGGCTTACGTGGTTCGCCTGGCCTTGCCTCTAGATGATGTGGAAAAGAAGGTGGCGGCAACCAAAAGGTACTTTTCAGTGGCGGCGGCTGTTGGGCTTATTCTGGCCTTTTTTCTTAATCTGGTCATTGCCCACGGGCTTAGCAGGCCCCTTGGTGAAATGACATTTGCGGCCCGGAAGATGGCCGAGGGCGATTTTGAGTACAGGATTCGCAGGATTCCCCAGGGCGAATTGGGTGTTTTGGCCGAGGCATTGAACTCTCTTTCCAGCCAGCTGAAGACAAAGATTGCGGAGATAATGACTGAAAAGGGCAAGAACGAGGCCATATTGAGGGGGATATCCAGCGGGATAATGGCGGTGGGCAAAGAAGGCCGGATTATCCTGTTGAATCAGGCCCTGCGAGATTCCTTTGCTGTAGATCGGGATGTTTCCGGCCGGCCGCCGGTTGAGGTTATCAGGAGTATCCCCTTACAGGAGGCGTTCACGATTGTACTAAAGGAGCGCGCTCCGCAGAGGCTGGAAATCCCGGTTGCTTACCCGAGAGATAGGGTATTTGATGTCCGTATCGTTCCCCTTTTTGCTGCTGACACCATACAGGGGGCCATTGCTGTCTTCCATGATATGACGGACATCAGGCAGTTGGACCAGATTCGGAAAGACTTTGTGACTAATGTTTCCCATGAATTAAAGAACCCCCTGACCGCTATCAAGGGATATGCGGAAACCCTGCTTGAAGGTGGGATTGATGATCAGGAGAAGGCCCAATCATTTATCAGAATTATCAGCGAACATGCGAATCGTATGGATAATCTGATTCAGGACATACTGGCTCTGGCCAGGCTTGAGGCCCTGGGAACTGGGATATCTGATGAGCAGGTAAGCGTGAAGGAAGTAGTGGAGGGTTCACTAAGAGCGTTAGGTCCTCAAGCGGAAATGAAGCGCATAAAGTTCGCACGGGAGTTCCCGCCGGAAGATATTATTGTCCGGGGCGACCATGAAAAATTATCTCAGGCCGTTCTGAACATCGTGGATAATGCCATAAAATACTCTCCTCCGGATACGAAGGTCACAATTACCTTGTCTGAATGCGAAGGAGAGGTCAGAATCGATGTCCGGGATGAGGGCCCGGGCATCCCTAAAGAGGATCAGGAAAGGATATTTGAGAGATTTTACCGGGTGGATAAGGGCCGTTCACGCGCCGTTGGCGGCACGGGCCTGGGCCTCTCTATTGTCAAACATGCAATTTTGGCGCATAAAGGCAGAGTCTGGGTAGAAAGTGAACCGGGCGAAGGCTCCGCATTCCATATCGTCCTTCCGAAATACTCCACATAA
- the pstC gene encoding phosphate ABC transporter permease subunit PstC, which translates to MASKTNKSPLTPLNKGGMRGDFKPGGFGWRRTKERLIASFFFFNGIISIIILLGIFSLLFSEGLPAFKEIHFPEFFQSTWNPTSYVKATYGLGAIMVSTLIVTFGALLIAVPVGLACAAYLAEIASPRVREVLKPVIEILAGIPSVVLGFLGIVVVNPLIARAFGIPNGLNALNGCILLAIMSLPTIISLSEDAIAAVPKTHKDASLALGASRWQTLIRVTIPSALSGIIASIMLGMGRAIGETMTVLMATGNAQAMPHSFLDAVRTMTATIAIELGEVPFGSAHYHALFVIGFVLFVMTFLVNLVSDIILQKYQEVEQ; encoded by the coding sequence ATGGCTTCTAAAACAAATAAATCCCCCCTGACCCCTCTTAACAAAGGAGGGATGAGGGGGGATTTTAAACCAGGGGGGTTCGGCTGGAGAAGGACTAAAGAACGGCTGATCGCCTCCTTTTTCTTCTTTAACGGGATCATTTCCATCATCATCCTTTTGGGTATTTTTTCTCTGCTCTTCAGCGAAGGCCTGCCTGCCTTCAAGGAAATCCATTTTCCCGAGTTCTTTCAGTCCACCTGGAATCCCACCTCTTATGTAAAAGCTACCTATGGCCTGGGGGCCATAATGGTTAGTACGCTTATAGTCACCTTTGGCGCCCTTTTGATTGCGGTGCCGGTTGGTCTGGCCTGCGCAGCTTACCTGGCTGAGATAGCTTCGCCCCGCGTCAGGGAGGTTCTCAAGCCGGTTATCGAGATACTGGCCGGAATTCCATCCGTGGTATTAGGCTTTTTAGGGATAGTTGTTGTCAATCCACTTATTGCCCGGGCATTTGGCATCCCCAATGGCTTGAACGCCTTAAATGGATGTATCCTCCTGGCCATTATGAGTCTGCCGACTATTATCAGCCTTTCTGAAGATGCCATTGCGGCTGTTCCAAAGACCCACAAGGACGCCTCCTTAGCATTAGGGGCGAGCCGCTGGCAGACGTTGATACGCGTCACTATCCCGTCTGCCCTCTCGGGCATTATTGCCTCTATTATGCTGGGGATGGGGAGGGCGATCGGGGAGACCATGACCGTTCTTATGGCCACGGGCAACGCTCAGGCCATGCCCCACTCGTTTCTGGACGCCGTGCGCACCATGACGGCCACGATTGCCATCGAACTCGGCGAGGTCCCGTTTGGTTCGGCCCACTATCACGCCCTTTTTGTTATCGGCTTTGTCTTGTTTGTAATGACTTTTCTGGTTAATCTCGTTTCTGATATTATCCTCCAGAAGTACCAGGAGGTGGAGCAGTAA
- the rph gene encoding ribonuclease PH, with amino-acid sequence MRFNGRAAHEIRDISLTRNYISHAEGSVLIEMGNTRIICAVSVEDKVPNFLKGSGTGWITAEYAMLPRATLTRNLRESTQGRVGGRTHEIQRLIGRCLRSVVSLPALGERTFWVDCDVIQADGGTRTAAISGAYIALYDALTLLYNRSEIMDIPVQNHIAAISVGIVKGEVLLDLNYDEDSQAEVDANFVMTDDERFVEIQVSAEKRPFSAEEFGEMERMAGQGIKKIIEMQKEIIAQLRLR; translated from the coding sequence ATGCGTTTTAATGGCCGGGCCGCGCACGAAATCAGAGATATCTCACTTACCCGTAACTATATCTCCCACGCAGAAGGATCAGTCCTTATTGAAATGGGAAATACCCGGATAATCTGTGCGGTATCGGTGGAAGATAAGGTGCCGAATTTCCTTAAGGGGAGCGGCACGGGATGGATCACGGCCGAATACGCCATGCTTCCCCGGGCCACCCTTACACGCAATTTGCGGGAGTCAACTCAAGGACGTGTAGGCGGCCGGACCCATGAAATCCAGCGACTTATCGGCCGCTGCCTGCGTTCGGTGGTTTCTCTTCCGGCCCTGGGGGAACGAACCTTCTGGGTGGACTGCGACGTCATCCAGGCCGACGGCGGGACACGCACGGCCGCCATCAGCGGCGCATACATCGCCCTCTATGACGCCCTTACCCTCCTGTATAACCGCAGTGAGATTATGGACATACCGGTGCAGAACCACATAGCCGCTATAAGCGTGGGCATAGTAAAGGGAGAAGTCCTTCTTGATCTGAACTACGACGAGGATTCCCAGGCCGAAGTGGACGCCAATTTTGTTATGACCGACGATGAAAGGTTCGTCGAGATCCAGGTCTCTGCGGAGAAAAGGCCTTTTTCCGCCGAAGAATTCGGGGAAATGGAACGAATGGCCGGTCAGGGGATAAAAAAGATTATAGAGATGCAGAAAGAAATAATCGCCCAACTCCGCCTGAGATAA
- a CDS encoding PstS family phosphate ABC transporter substrate-binding protein: MKLKNKGMSIIGLLTFTLATLLSLTSSLSLASGFIQVKGSDTEVNVVQRMAEIYMQKTKGAAIAVTGGGSGVGIAAIINRTTDLANSSRAMKSQELQQAKMNGVDPIAVVFAIDGLSVIVNPANTVKGLTLDRIGQIYRGEVKNWSQVGGPNLPVTLYGRQPNSGTFVFFRESVVRGDYANTMNQMNGNAQIVEAVKRDKGGIGYVGVGYVVDDKGRVTPGIKVLNVAKDRNSKAMSPIDAKNIASGAYPIVRPLYQYFDRASKGKVGGFVRFELGPEGQKIISTQGFFPVSAGYRRYNAQHGF; the protein is encoded by the coding sequence ATGAAGTTAAAAAACAAAGGGATGTCTATAATAGGATTGTTAACCTTTACTCTGGCGACCTTACTGTCTTTAACATCTTCTCTTTCGCTGGCGTCTGGTTTTATCCAGGTCAAGGGCTCGGATACAGAGGTAAATGTGGTGCAGAGAATGGCGGAGATTTATATGCAGAAGACTAAAGGAGCAGCGATTGCCGTCACCGGCGGAGGTTCCGGTGTAGGGATTGCGGCTATTATTAATCGAACCACTGACCTGGCCAACTCATCGCGGGCCATGAAATCACAAGAGCTGCAGCAGGCCAAGATGAATGGCGTGGATCCTATAGCCGTTGTCTTTGCAATAGACGGGCTTTCGGTGATAGTAAATCCTGCCAACACGGTGAAGGGGCTTACGCTGGATCGGATCGGCCAGATTTATCGCGGGGAGGTTAAGAACTGGAGCCAGGTCGGCGGGCCGAACCTCCCCGTTACCCTTTATGGACGCCAGCCGAATTCCGGGACCTTTGTGTTTTTCCGGGAGTCCGTTGTCCGCGGGGACTATGCCAATACCATGAACCAGATGAACGGTAACGCCCAGATCGTTGAGGCCGTTAAGCGCGATAAGGGCGGCATTGGCTATGTAGGTGTTGGCTATGTGGTGGATGATAAAGGCAGGGTAACACCGGGCATCAAAGTCCTGAATGTGGCTAAAGATAGGAATAGCAAGGCCATGAGTCCTATTGATGCTAAAAACATAGCAAGCGGCGCTTATCCGATTGTGCGTCCCCTCTACCAGTACTTCGACAGGGCAAGCAAGGGAAAAGTAGGGGGATTTGTCAGATTTGAACTCGGCCCGGAGGGGCAAAAGATAATCTCAACACAGGGATTTTTCCCGGTTAGTGCCGGATATAGAAGGTATAATGCCCAGCATGGCTTCTAA
- the nadS gene encoding NadS family protein: MNEKDFDNLVESIKEAGQIKKGMLSPGRRFEFSPLDIKAIREKLKKSQAEFALMLGVSISTLQNWEQGRRKPEGPARVLLKIASKNPKAVTEALSS, translated from the coding sequence ATGAACGAAAAGGATTTTGACAATTTGGTTGAAAGCATCAAAGAGGCGGGGCAGATCAAAAAAGGCATGCTGTCCCCCGGCCGTCGATTCGAGTTCAGCCCTTTGGATATTAAAGCAATACGCGAAAAGTTGAAAAAATCTCAGGCCGAGTTTGCACTGATGCTTGGCGTAAGCATTTCGACGCTCCAAAACTGGGAGCAAGGCAGGCGCAAACCAGAGGGACCAGCAAGGGTTTTACTGAAAATAGCATCAAAAAACCCAAAAGCTGTAACTGAGGCCCTTAGCTCATGA
- the rnhA gene encoding ribonuclease HI, with protein sequence MTKPDQTKVVEIFTDGACSGNPGPGGWGVILRSGKYEKELSGFSPDTTNNRMELLAAIRALESLKKPCRVILTTDSSYLKNGITVWIHDWKKRGWRKSNKKPVENVDLWQRLDTLASQHNIEWRWIRGHQGHPENDRADRLAVSAIKKGLGGEMDVDSLRP encoded by the coding sequence ATGACTAAACCGGATCAAACAAAAGTGGTAGAAATATTTACAGACGGGGCCTGCAGCGGAAACCCCGGGCCGGGCGGATGGGGCGTTATCCTGCGCTCTGGGAAATACGAAAAGGAGCTATCCGGATTCAGCCCGGACACCACTAATAACCGCATGGAGCTTCTGGCCGCCATACGGGCGCTGGAAAGCCTGAAAAAACCGTGCCGGGTTATATTAACCACGGATTCGTCCTACCTCAAAAACGGCATTACCGTCTGGATTCACGACTGGAAAAAAAGGGGCTGGCGTAAGAGCAATAAAAAGCCGGTGGAAAATGTGGATCTGTGGCAGCGGCTGGACACCCTGGCATCCCAACACAATATCGAATGGCGCTGGATCCGAGGCCATCAGGGACACCCGGAAAATGACCGCGCCGACCGGTTAGCGGTTTCCGCCATCAAAAAGGGCCTGGGCGGTGAGATGGATGTGGACAGCCTCCGGCCTTGA
- a CDS encoding response regulator: MADKKAFILVVEDEPDISGLISYNLEKAGFETARAQDGRTAHSLIQKRAPDLILLDLMLPDADGTDICKGLKSNEKTRHIPVIMVTAKGEEIDRVVGFELGADDYIVKPFSPRELVLRVKAVLQRISPPEPLPKILDAAGIKVDPERHLVTVDGVPVSLTVTEFNLLHTLLKGRGRVLTREILLDQVWGYHFDGYARTVDTHIKRLRQKLGAAGQVIETVRGVGYRFKEESSR; this comes from the coding sequence ATGGCTGATAAAAAGGCGTTTATACTTGTCGTTGAAGATGAGCCTGATATCTCCGGCCTGATTTCCTATAACCTGGAAAAAGCAGGTTTCGAAACGGCCAGGGCCCAGGACGGACGCACAGCGCATTCTCTTATCCAAAAGAGAGCGCCGGACCTCATCCTTCTGGACCTTATGCTTCCGGATGCCGACGGCACGGATATCTGTAAGGGTCTTAAGAGTAATGAGAAAACACGCCATATTCCGGTAATAATGGTAACCGCGAAGGGTGAAGAGATAGACCGGGTGGTAGGTTTTGAATTAGGGGCGGATGATTATATCGTAAAACCTTTTAGCCCGCGTGAACTGGTCTTGCGTGTAAAGGCGGTCTTGCAGCGAATCAGCCCCCCGGAGCCGCTTCCCAAAATACTTGATGCCGCCGGGATTAAAGTCGATCCGGAACGTCACCTGGTAACGGTTGACGGGGTTCCGGTATCGCTTACTGTAACCGAATTCAATCTCCTGCACACCCTTTTGAAGGGCCGTGGACGGGTGCTGACACGTGAGATTTTGCTTGACCAGGTGTGGGGATACCACTTTGACGGTTATGCCCGCACTGTGGATACCCACATTAAAAGACTGCGGCAAAAGCTGGGCGCCGCCGGTCAGGTCATTGAAACGGTACGGGGTGTAGGGTATCGTTTTAAAGAAGAGAGTTCCCGGTGA
- the pstA gene encoding phosphate ABC transporter permease PstA — protein sequence MKKQTVETLGFNLFRLGSVLVVFILGLILFDIFYKGIGAISWEFLTAEPRMGMTEGGIFPAIVGTVYVTVITALFSVPLGMFAAIYLNEYAPHGPLTRVIRLSIRNLSGVPSIVYGLFGVAIFVRTLHLGASVLSAGLTLGLLTLPWTITASEEALKTVPKSYRDGALALGATKWQAIRTNVLPYAVPGMLTGTILGLARAAGETAPILFTGAAFFLPFLPDSPFSQFMALPYHLYVLATQHHDVEKVMPLAYGTALVLIALVVGLNLVAVIIRYHFRKKRG from the coding sequence ATGAAGAAACAGACGGTGGAGACGCTTGGCTTTAATTTGTTCCGCCTGGGCAGCGTTCTTGTGGTTTTTATTCTGGGACTCATCCTGTTTGATATTTTCTATAAGGGGATCGGCGCCATCTCCTGGGAATTTCTGACGGCGGAACCCCGGATGGGCATGACCGAGGGCGGTATATTTCCGGCGATAGTCGGTACGGTCTATGTTACCGTGATTACAGCCTTGTTTTCGGTTCCGCTGGGCATGTTTGCCGCCATTTATCTTAACGAATATGCCCCGCATGGCCCGCTTACCCGTGTCATACGTCTTTCCATTCGCAATCTCTCCGGCGTTCCCTCCATTGTCTATGGGCTATTCGGTGTGGCTATCTTTGTGCGCACGCTTCATCTTGGCGCCTCCGTGTTGTCGGCGGGGCTTACGCTCGGGCTTCTTACACTTCCCTGGACGATTACAGCCAGCGAAGAGGCTCTCAAAACCGTACCTAAAAGTTACCGCGACGGGGCCTTGGCCTTGGGGGCTACCAAGTGGCAGGCCATACGCACCAATGTCTTGCCCTATGCCGTACCCGGAATGCTTACCGGAACGATTCTGGGTCTGGCCAGGGCCGCAGGCGAGACCGCGCCCATACTCTTTACCGGCGCGGCCTTTTTTCTCCCGTTCTTGCCGGACAGTCCCTTCAGCCAGTTCATGGCCCTGCCTTACCACCTGTATGTCCTGGCCACCCAGCACCATGACGTGGAAAAGGTAATGCCCCTGGCCTACGGCACTGCCCTTGTTTTGATCGCGCTTGTAGTCGGCCTTAATCTGGTCGCGGTAATTATCCGGTATCATTTTCGCAAAAAACGAGGTTAA